In one Aricia agestis chromosome 5, ilAriAges1.1, whole genome shotgun sequence genomic region, the following are encoded:
- the LOC121727513 gene encoding protein MIX23 has protein sequence MTFICPDFLEFQDILKKMRVLDDKIVYALNTSIPTESFKAKVDASSACQDLYEQIQKGHTERENVIKNCIVVTAETVKNLKIAKEQQPDSLDILKKLKFEQRKLRLLRTELSVEEVIKEKTGKLFTEKCRTYYKPNEL, from the exons ATGACTTTCATTTGCCCTGATTTTTTAGAGTTTCAG GACATCCTGAAGAAAATGAGGGTCCTAGACGACAAAATTGTTTATGCATTGAATACTTCTATCCCCACTGAATCGTTTAAAGCAAAAGTAGATGCTTCTTCTGCTTGTCAAGATTTATATGAACAAATTCAAAAAGGACATACTGAAAgggaaaatgttattaaaaattgtattgttGTCACTGCTGAAACTGTAAAAAATCTTAAGATTGCCAAGGAACAGCAACCTGATAGTTTAGAcatcctaaaaaaattaaaatttgaacAAAGAAag ttacgCCTGCTGCGAACAGAGTTAAGTGTGGAAGAGGTTATTAAGGAAAAGACTGGAAAATTGTTTACAGAAAAATGTAGAACTTACTATAAACCCAATGAGTTATGA